In Macrobrachium rosenbergii isolate ZJJX-2024 chromosome 48, ASM4041242v1, whole genome shotgun sequence, one DNA window encodes the following:
- the LOC136831705 gene encoding uncharacterized protein, with translation MERLFTAMLVILAILRCSFSDQQLFRPPGSPSSAREIHHTSITSKEFSNFTKFRKLRSSLAEEALTDGERKPLAEFPPDEYFSTKYINISEMESQMPLEDSTVAVGRGILHRLHSRVLTSTVTTNTTVTKFFTCTTEEPSVIPTCTNNARSLGHPTFRLPIESTSIYNPDSYKKSHSNVNLLETSFKAHDFQETQRRHGTGRFLITIHHSKVLTTTYVNTVTQIDYASTVSIIYRGCKPSDTVDAPICGAPHYPPCYYGYHGHYNYYTYYCSPNAYTYQGPHGYYCPDGDFCGKDPTDPAAQIAGDPAAAVLAEPAALEPSPVIAAARLDLPVRKSNASVNELLEVNKRVAGNAISQYPWIPGHINHPANHGSKDFSETVLGGPGLPVTSQVKTSPLVGAASVPTSKILVQQPSQTDQVQLLVLFLSMREESLETSKSQQRRYRSQCKQRKAKCVDNTNVNKICFLFPIFPTFLTFFTSAIDLLFPLWSVSNFCFVIFLHFFIPG, from the exons ATGGAGCGTTTGTTTACTGCCATGTTGGTTATCCTAGCGATACTCCGGTGTTCGTTTTCTGATCAGCAACTATTTAGGCCACCCGGAAGCCCAAGTTCAGCGAGAGAAATCCATCACACGTCCATTACTTCCAAAGAGTTCTCGAACTTCACGAAATTTCGGAAGCTACGAAGTTCCTTAGCCGAAGAGGCACTGACAGATGGTGAAAGGAAACCTCTTGCAGAGTTTCCACCAGATGAATATTTCTCTACGAAATACATCAACATTTCCGAAATGGAAAGTCAG ATGCCACTGGAAGATTCTACCGTGGCAGTTGGGCGTGGAATTCTCCACAGACTGCACAGCAGAGTTTTGACCTCAACTGTGACGACAAACACGACCGTCACCAAATTCTTCACCTGCACGACAGAGGAGCCGAGTGTCATACCAACGTGCACGAACAATGCCAGGTCTTTGGGGCACCCCACATTTCGACTGCCAAT AGAGTCAACTTCTATATACAACCCAGACTCTTACAAAAAATCCCACAGCAACGTGAATCTCCTCGAAACATCCTTTAAGGCTCATGATTTCCAGGAAACACAAAGGAGACATGGCACAGGCCGTTTCCTGATAACAATCCATCATTCAAAAGTCCTCACCACCACTTACGTGAACACCGTCACCCAAATCGACTATGCCTCCACAGTCTCTATTATTTACAGGGGTTGCAAACCCTCGGATACAGTCGATGCCCCAATTTGTGGAGCGCCCCATTATCCACCTTGTTACTACGGATACCATGGCCACTACAATTACTACACTTACTACTGCAGTCCTAATGCCTACACCTACCAGGGCCCACATGGGTATTACTGTCCAGACGGAGACTTCTGTGGTAAAGACCCAACAGATCCAGCGGCGCAAATTGCTGGTGATCCTGCAGCAGCGGTTCTTGCCGAACCTGCTGCCTTAGAGCCAAGCCCCGTGATTGCTGCTGCAAGACTAGATCTTCCAGTGAGAAAAAGCAATGCTAGTGTGAACGAGCTACTTGAAGTCAACAAAAGAGTAGCTGGAAATGCAATATCCCAGTATCCATGGATTCCAGGACATATTAACCACCCTGCAAACCATGGTTCTAAAGATTTTTCAGAAACTGTCTTGGGAGGTCCAGGTTTGCCTGTTACAAGTCAGGTTAAAACTTCGCCATTAGTAGGTGCAGCTTCAGTTCCCACCAGTAAGATTTTGGTTCAGCAGCCATCTCAGACGGATCAGGTTCAACTGCTGGTGTTGTTCCTGAGCATGAGAGAAGAGTCTCTGGAAACTAGCAAGAGCCAGCAAAGGAGATACAGAAGTCAGtgtaaacaaagaaaagcaaaatgtgtagacaatacaaatgtaaataaaatttgtttcctGTTTCCGATTTTCCCAACTTTCCTGACCTTTTTCACTTCAGCGATAGATTTGTTGTTTCCTTTATGGTCAGTCTCAAATTTCTGCTTcgtaatttttctgcattttttcattcctggttaa